The genomic window AGTCACGTAGTGTCCGACCttatggatatccacacaaggtctgatctgatcagagctcTTTGATCTCCCGGAATGCTAGCTCCCTATCAGAGAATGCTTTCTTGATGGTTGGATTGGATCTCCTTCAATCTCTAAGACAATCTCAAGATGAAAGAAGACAAatgtgggaggaagaagacataAGAGAGGAAgaactcttctctcttctcttgctctctaAGACCTCATGCCTAAGCCCCTATTTTCAgtgtgagatctgatctcaatacACTTTCTAACGTCCCATGATTTCCTCCTTAAATAGGCATTCAATTAGTTGGTTTAGATTAGGTTTGAAGGACCATAACCTAATCAAACTAGGATTCCTATTTTCATCCAAATTCAATTTGAGTTTTTCCAACTTAAACTACATCTtaaagaaggaaagaaggggTGTGAGGGCTTTGCGTGGAGGCTTTGGACATGCAAAAATGAGGGATGCACAATCCCTTTTAGGTGTTCTCCTTTTAGCGCATGAAAGAAAATCTTAGtccaattgaaatttttttacagaccattttaaatctaatttaaataattttaatcctaactaattcttgatccaaatcctaactaacttaggaattggtTATAACTAATTAAGTAATTAGGTCCTAGTCGAATtagaccctaatctaattagagaatGAATTGAATCAAATCCTCATTAAACTAGGGATTGATTTTTTGGacaattgggttatctcataatcaatagaacttgatccaatcaaaatcaaatcaaatcaaattgaatctaattcaattagatttaattctaaccTCATTGTTCAATCAGATGAAGCCTATTGCAatctaattacaaattaaatcctCCAAAAATTACTAATGCTTAGTGAATTGAACATTGCAACTATTGCAttgaattaattatcaatcaaattgataattaaatcctattacaattaataatcataattcaaccatctgatcagttaagaaacttcttttatattgatctcatagatttttattctgtctggtagtgagatatactatgatctccatcatagtattatctaaacttctttcgatggattagaatactTCTAACTTATACCCATTAAGGATTATCGatctagaataatcctagtgagttctcataatccactagtACGCTTAGCAGCATGTGATGAATCTAgcagaatagaaaataaaatccttaggtgtagttactatataattcagttcctctatcgtgagtttcgataagATAGAGtttatgaaaactcatcaaatctttTCATCTGTCCTATGAAAAATTTGATTAGCTTAAATTCAGATGTGatactcatgaaaactcttttccatccatcaccgtgctatggtcatagactatagacttagcttctcaattTATAGGACTATTCCTTATCTACTAAGGTCGATAATTCCATCTAAGTACGCATCCTACTCTTACAATGAACTATTATAGCCAACATCCAATATAAGGATCCATATGATTAGGAACCATGTTTATATATAGTCAAATTATGTAATCCCACTGTAAAAATCGAGGCACCGCAGGTCAAGGACCAcgcacaccactgcagcatcgagacgatcactgataAGTAAGTAGATAtttatgtgatctctcgtatggtcatgctcagtgccgatgttctctaacaatcacctacactctTGCTCAGTATCTCCACATTGTAGACTTGAGACTCGTTTATCCAAAGGAAGGGATTCGCATGCCGATCtaaccggatcaatcaccatctccataatgatcattgattagaagtaatttaagaattaattatatatgtctcaagtctaaactctttagaatatatatttttaaattattaattttttggacgaTTCTCGAACGTATAACACAAGAatggataaaattattattttattaataaattaataatttaaatataaaaatatatctcaaaattattacaatatgtctgCTCTATTGGTTTCTAGGCCATACATCTAATATGCGAATCGATCATTTTTGGTAGTAGACTGTGCATCCTAAAGATAACGTTCGGGGTATTTTATCTGCACATCTCATCCCGTATATCTTactcattgaaaaaaaatttgaatttggagACCATGTGGCAAGTTTTATTTGCCAGCCAGTGTTTATAAGGTGAACTTCTATTGGTTGGTTTGCCACATCAGCTGTGGTTAATTTCAATGTAGACCATATGATACATGATAAATTGATACATCACTTTAGTCTGCACATTCaacaataattaattttttatttttaaaaatataggtgAAATATTGTTAGCAACTTCCTACTTGTACCTGCTATAAGTTTGGTGCTGTGATGATTGATAATGGTAGTTACCCTTTGCTGTCATCAACATGTGACGAAAAGACATCCAATGTCAAATTGGTCTGAGGCATGGGCCACGTGTACTACCTCCAACAGTTGCTCAATGGACCCTGGCCAAGGTGGCATTAGGTTTTATGTTCTTGCCGGGATAAGTATAAGACCATCCTCCAAATGGCATACATGTATACAATCGTCCACGCAAGCATCGGATCTATCATCGGGACATCTCTTTCGAACAAAACATTCTCATCCAATTTTTGTGCCGTAAATTAGAAAAGTGATCATATCTTGATGGATTCATGCGGAAGTTTTCTATAGAATATAAGAGCACCTTTATTTCGCAGAAGttggattttaaaataaaaataaaaaaaaataaaaatattccaatcctcTCAAACCCAATTTCTACATTTCTCtggtatttaaattatattttcagtccgattttgatttaaccaaatagaaatataattattttaatttttatttcaattttaatttctaCATCGATACCAACCAAGAATGATCTGCACCTAGAATTCTTCCTCGAAATTTCCCTGAGCCTATAATATTGCAATAAATAACATCCAATCCTCGCGGCCGTTGGAAACAGGAAGGAAGGGAGACCATGTGTGAACCTGTGAACTCTCTTTGCTGCACCAGAGGCCGGGTGGGCCACTGTGCCCCTAGGTGGCCCGTACAGCCCGGCTGTCCATTAATTAAGGTCCACCATACTTATCTCGGGCCCATGCATCGCTGCTCGCAACCATTGCAACCCCTTTACAGGTATTTCCTCTCTATTTATTTCTCCAtaatcaaaacttaaaaaaaaaaaaaaaggaaactttGCCAATCTCATTATTTGTTTCCAGTGCACAAAAACAGAACCGTTATAAATGCGCAATAAAcaaagaaataaaagataaaataagatGGTACATGGTAATAAACCGTAGCGGCGGTCCGGGAGCACCACTACCCAAACCCAGCCATCCTCTCGTATCACACACAGGCAGCTTCTTTCTTGATTTCTTTCatcgaggagagagagagagcgagagaggggGAAGTCGCCGTCTCCGGTCTTGTCACCTCGCACCCAAGTTCCGCTGCGGTTTGGGTTCTGGGCTCGGACTAGAGGTTCAAATAGGATATGACTTATGAACTAATCTTTATTTCTAACTATaaattagtgacaaaaatatctTAGGACATAAATATGGAGGGATTTGGATTTTTGTTCTAAATTCAAAtagcacatattttttttaaaagggtGGGGTTGGGGGGACGGTACCCTGCGTTGCTCTCCATAAATGCTGGCTTCTCCATCCCCCCCTGCTTCTTTTTTGGCAACACTCCCAACCTCGTCAGCGGGAGCAGGCGCCGTTCgccttttcctctttcttctctcctctcgCCTTTCCTCttttgcctcctctcttctcttcttcctcgtCTGTCGCCTGGAGTAGGTGATGGGGAGAGTTGGTGCTGCTTAAAACTGGGAGCTTCGCTATTTCTTGGCTCTCCTCCATCTAATCTTCTCATCTATTTCTCCCCCTAGTTTTACCTAGCCAAGAGAAGGAAGCGAACATGGTGGGTTGTTGGTTTTtttgttgattttctttttttttttggatggtgtTTCTCTTCTGTTTGTAtaagaaattaattaattattgcaGTAGCCGGTATAGAAATTCGATATTTTTGTTGAATTAAAGAGAGAAGGATGGGGTTTTTGGGCAGGTGGGTTTCACGAACAGGATGCCGCACTGGTTGGAAGCCTTGCTGGGCGAGAGATTCTTCAATCCATGCACGATCCACGAGACGGCCAAGAAGAACGAGAAGAACATCTTCTGCCTCGACTGCTGCTCTAGCTTCTGCCCCCAGTGCCTCCCGCTTCACCGCACTCACCGCCTCCTCCAGGTTATTTTCTCTAATCCAGTTttcttgggaaaaaaaaaagattttgaagcaaaaaaaaaaaaaaaaaaaaaaaacagaaataagatttttctatattttttgtcGTAGATTCGGAGATATGTGTACCACGATGTTGTTCGAGTCGACGATCTGGAGAAGTTGATCGACTGTTCTTCCGTTCAAGTAAGTAAACAAGATTTgctcttttatcttcttttttgaaAAGAGAAGTTTGGAATTACCCTACAGAagtaaacaatttttttttttttaaagaacgaATTGTTCTAGGCATATGAATCTCTTTGGATTAATTAATTCGATCGTACTGTTCGATTAACTGGGTTGTTTTGTACTGAATTTGTCGTCGAATTGGTGGCAGTCCTACACGACGAACAGCGCAAAGGTGGTATTCCTGAACGAGCGAACGCAGAGCCGGCCTTTCCGCGGATCATGCAACGCCTGCCGCTCCTGCGACCGCCCCCTCCAAGACCCTTATCTCTTCTGCTCCCTTTCTTGCAAGGTATTCGATTAAATCCAATTCTATTTCGTGGACAATTTAGAGCTATGCAATGCCTTCAATTATTTCTAAACATCCTCGAAAGATTAATGAGAGGAAACTCTCGCGGATAATTGCCTTTCTTGGCCCGAGAGCAGGTGAAGCTGTTGTTGAGGAGCGAGGGAGGGCTGGCGAGGGAGCTCCGGGAGTGCGAATTCCTGCCGCTGCCGAGCTCGTGCGAGCTGGACGATGGCCAGCTCACGCCCGACTCCATCCTGGAGTCCGCCTCCGCCACCTCCTCCGGCTCCTCCGCCGGTGGCGGCGGTGGAGCTGGGGCCCGCGCTATCCGGAGCACTGCCGGGACGGAGTCCCTTGCTCAGCGGCGGCGGAGCGCCGCGGGCCGCCCGTCCGGTCCGGAGGTGGTGAACCGGAGGAAGAAAGGTGTCCCCACCCGGTCGCCGCTGTACTGAACCGGAGATGGGCCCGGTACGGTGAGGTTTGCTTCAGCTGGAAAAATCTGGGGACTAAATTTTGGGATATATTGaggattaaaaaagaaaaagaatatcgTTCCAATTTTGTAAAGGAGCCTACTCTCCATCATCTGCTGATCtttaatttaaaagaaaaaacttatGCGAAGGTTGTTCTACTTagaattcaattcaaatttgaaaaaacTCTTTTGCAACAATTTAGTTCGAAAATTCAAACTTTTTACGTTCTCTCTTTCTTGCTATCTCGATCACTCAGTCTCTATAATGCCGATACTTGGGCTGCTACGGTTTCCTGGAGAAGGAAATAGCGGTCAAAAGGCAAATCAATCTAAATTTTCTGGTTGCTACTATTTACTGGAACAGGAAATAGTGGTCAAAAGGGAAACAGACAAAAATCTAGAGAGAATTAAAGATGTccgcttttttttttcccccgccCTTAGCAGCTGTTGTGAATGATGTGTACATGACCATACTCTTTCTGTTTACGTGGATTCACGAGCtcgtagatttttattttttagtagaAAAGTGGAATACAATCTGTCTCTTGGAAGAGGGAACAGCATGTTGTGTATTTTAATCAGAAAATATTGAAagtagtattttaatcttatgctTGATAGCCTGCTTCCCACCATCTAAACTATGTTGGTGGTGAATACTAGATACGTGCCGTGCATGCGCTGCGTTTTAGGATTTGCTGGTATTGGCTCATGCCTTGCATGTGTAAGATTTGTGGCACAGATGATCGAGGAGTAGGAATTGAAAGCtatcattttgaaaaaaaaaaaaaaaaaaaaaaaaaaaactaggaatTCAAATCTAGTTTTATTTCTAAAGATAAGTAGATGAGGATTAATTGCAAATCAGATCTCCGTGCCTATGTGATAATCGTGAATACAAACTCATACAAAATTACGAGTTTTGATGCCATTAGACATTCTTTCTTGAATCTTGGAATGTGTATGAGAATGTTAAAAATGATCATAAAATTAGCCATGCATGTCAGTATTCAAAGATGGGATTGTGAACTTAAAACTAATAATTTAATTGTCATAAGCGTGAAAGCAATTATGCAAGAGAATTTGATAAATGCTTAAAGGCTTGGTGAATGGATTAACATAAAATAAAAGTAgagtttctttcatcattttcctTTTCCAAGCATCTTAAAGATATATATGGTGTGGCGATTGTCGCACTGTAAGGAATAACCTTCCAACATTTCATAGTGGAACGTTTATAAAATTAAGGTGCAATTGCTTTGTTGTAGCTCAGCTTACCTAGAAGAGTGAATTTATTAAACTTTGGGGCATGGCCATGCGCATGCAACGGTGGGGCTGGAGTTAGGGGGAAGCTTTGAGAAGATTGacaatattaattaataattcatcaaGATCATAAACTATAGTAGCCACCTAAATTTTGCTCAAATCAGGGGGGAGGGGGGGCAGGTTGCGAGAAGATTGATAAGGCCATTATTCCCGCTCTATGTTTAAGAAAAGCAGCAGCTAAAGAAAATCTAAAGCCTGCTTGCTTTTTGCTTCTGATTCTTTGCCAACCAACTACTTGGTTAGCTGCAGCACTTTCAAAGTAGAAAAGTGGTCTCTTATCTTAGAAGTGATGGTGTAAGAAGCGCGCTATCCTTTGCCTTGATAGAAAGTAAATAAGCATACATATTAGATAAATAAGCGGTGTAATAAGCAGAAAGTCCCAAATTGAAGAAAGTAAAAAGTCATGAATGCCTATAAGGATGTATGTTTGCTAATTTGGATTGATGACTGATAACATATAcaactaattaaaaaattataattagtaGTGCAATTATTGTTTTTTGGATAAGCCAAGCCTTCTTGATGTGATTTGGGCAACCAAGCAGACAAGGATGCTTGGTGCTTTATCAATGTTCATGGATTGCATGAGTCTTTCTGATAACTCTGTTGGTTTCTTAGGATTCATGTCATAGTGCCCTGGTAGTTCTTCAGATTTCTTCTATTGGTCCATTCAGATTTCTCATTAATCGTAAGAATATTGTATgtgtaaatataaaaattaagttgacATTACAAGTTAAGAGTGGATTGT from Elaeis guineensis isolate ETL-2024a chromosome 4, EG11, whole genome shotgun sequence includes these protein-coding regions:
- the LOC105043603 gene encoding protein RGF1 INDUCIBLE TRANSCRIPTION FACTOR 1; the encoded protein is MVGFTNRMPHWLEALLGERFFNPCTIHETAKKNEKNIFCLDCCSSFCPQCLPLHRTHRLLQIRRYVYHDVVRVDDLEKLIDCSSVQSYTTNSAKVVFLNERTQSRPFRGSCNACRSCDRPLQDPYLFCSLSCKVKLLLRSEGGLARELRECEFLPLPSSCELDDGQLTPDSILESASATSSGSSAGGGGGAGARAIRSTAGTESLAQRRRSAAGRPSGPEVVNRRKKGVPTRSPLY